The Deltaproteobacteria bacterium DNA segment ACCAGTTTTGCCCTACGTTGTGGAAACCAAATTGTGTCAGAGGGAGACACCTCGGCTCAGGTATTGGCAAAATGTGGAGAACCTCAAATTCGGGATGATCAGCAACAGCAAACCGTTGAAAAACTGGGATCTGAATACATCCATAAAATTTCTATCCCTGTAGAAGATTGGATTTATGATTTTGGATCTAATCGTTTGGTACAAGTGTTGCGCTTTGAAAACAATCGACTCAGCAAGATTTCTAGTGGGGGTTATGGAGGATATAAAAACAATCCAGAGCGCTGTCAAAATTCTTTCAGTTATGTGTCGATTGGAGAAACCAAGGCGCAGATCCTTTTAAAATGTGGGCTTCCCAGTTGGAAATCGAGCGAGGAAGAAATTTTAAAAGTAATCAAAAGCGGACCCTATAGCGAATACCTAAAATCCAATATTGAGATTTGGAATTATCAAATGGATGTTAAAAATCCTGTGAGAGTACTCCGTTTTAGAAACGGAGTGCTGGAGTGGATGGATTCGCAATAGCAATAGACTTTCCTAACCTACTGCGCAATCCCTCTGCTGCATTGGGATTCCCCCATTTTTCCTCACTGTACATGAGGTGCTCTTTCTTCCCGACTTCCGCACTAGCGGTTACAGATTCTTTAAAAAACAATAGCTTATAAAAATAAGGGGGCACTACATTTTTCTTTTTTATACGGTCAGTAAAGTGGCCTTTTGTTTTCGGACTAATCCAAAC contains these protein-coding regions:
- a CDS encoding DUF2845 domain-containing protein, producing MKPFSSILIFLFPLLLLSRTSFALRCGNQIVSEGDTSAQVLAKCGEPQIRDDQQQQTVEKLGSEYIHKISIPVEDWIYDFGSNRLVQVLRFENNRLSKISSGGYGGYKNNPERCQNSFSYVSIGETKAQILLKCGLPSWKSSEEEILKVIKSGPYSEYLKSNIEIWNYQMDVKNPVRVLRFRNGVLEWMDSQ